The following are encoded in a window of Cucurbita pepo subsp. pepo cultivar mu-cu-16 chromosome LG12, ASM280686v2, whole genome shotgun sequence genomic DNA:
- the LOC111807195 gene encoding homeobox-leucine zipper protein HOX11-like has translation MELGLSLGDAPKPFRFVEKQPQVTPRPRRISRPDLGFCVDLSIGRPVAGAKEDDEEKINQRDYESDGNEDPPIQLDLLPHNPVPRNLTNPYQGFPWPSSENDEGEDRTASPNSAASSFQMEFGLYGGGGNISCQREQMENGVIESERASSRASDEDENGSTRKKLRLSKEQSAFLEESFKEHNTLNPKQKLALAKQLNLRPRQVEVWFQNRRARTKLKQTEVDCEYLKRCCETLTEENRRLQKELQELRALKTTDSFYMQLPATTLTMCPSCERVTSTSAGSSGGKSTEAVSKRSGFAITGRPSSSSFPFSA, from the exons ATGGAGCTTGGCCTGAGCTTGGGCGATGCTCCCAAGCCTTTCCGCTTCGTTGAGAAGCAGCCGCAAGTAACGCCGCGGCCGCGGCGGATTTCTCGGCCTGATTTAGGGTTCTGCGTCGACTTATCGATTGGCCGTCCGGTCGCCGGAGCGAAAGAAGACGATGAAGAGAAAATCAATCAGAGAGATTATGAATCCGACGGTAATGAAGATCCACCGATTCAACTCGATCTTCTTCCTCATAATCCCGTTCCGCGAAACCTAACTAATCCGTACCAAGGATTTCCATGGCCGTCGTCCGAAAACG ATGAAGGTGAAGATCGAACCGCATCGCCTAACAGTGCGGCGTCGTCGTTTCAGATGGAGTTTGGATTGTACGGCGGCGGAGGGAACATTTCTTGCCAGAGAGAACAAATGGAAAATGGCGTAATCGAATCTGAGAGAGCGTCTTCACGAGCGAgcgatgaagatgaaaatggatCCACGAGGAAGAAACTCAGACTCTCGAAAGAACAATCCGCTTTTCTTGAAGAAAGCTTCAAAGAACACAACACCTTGAATCCC AAACAGAAACTTGCACTCGCTAAGCAACTGAATCTCCGTCCTCGCCAAGTGGAAGTTTGGTTCCAAAACAGAAGAGCCAG GACGAAATTGAAGCAAacggaggtggattgtgagtaTTTGAAACGATGCTGTGAAACATTAACAGAAGAGAACAGACGACTTCAAAAGGAGCTTCAAGAATTGAGAGCTTTGAAAACCACTGACTCGTTTTACATGCAATTACCAGCCACAACACTCACCATGTGTCCTTCTTGTGAAAGAGTGACCTCAACATCGGCCGGCTCCAGCGGCGGCAAATCGACGGAGGCAGTTTCGAAACGATCTGGTTTCGCCATTACTGGGCGACCAAGCTCCTCCTCTTTCCCATTTTCTGCTTAA